A genomic segment from Centroberyx gerrardi isolate f3 chromosome 22, fCenGer3.hap1.cur.20231027, whole genome shotgun sequence encodes:
- the spag6 gene encoding sperm-associated antigen 6 yields MSQRQILQVFEQYQKSRMQFVQTVAELATRPQNIETLQSAGVMSLLRPLLLDVVPTVQQTAALALGRLADHSDDLAEAVVKGDILPQLVYSLASQNRFYKKAAAFVLRAVAKHSPELAQAVVSCGGVDALVLSLEEFDPGVKEAAAWALGNIARHNAQLSQAVVDAGAVPLLVLCLQEPEVALKRIAASALSDISKHTPELAQTAVDTGAIAHLAQMILNPDAKLKRQVLSALSQISKHSVGLAELVVEAEIFPAALACLRDPDEYVRKNVTTLMREVVKHTPELAQLIVNSGGMAAVVDYLGDCRGNLRLPGIMMLGYVAAHTENLAMAVIVSKGVPQLALCLSEETESHIRSAAAWSVGQIGRHTPEHARAVATANLLPRLLQLYMDASSSEDLQVKSKKALKSVLQKCTHLPALEPLLYDAPSNILKHVVCQFSKVLPHDSKARRLFVTSGGLKKVQEIQAEAGSALQEYINCINNCYPEEIVRYYSPGYSEALLERVENYQPA; encoded by the exons ATGAGTCAACGACAGATTTTACAAG TTTTCGAGCAGTATCAGAAATCAAGGATGCAGTTTGTACAGACTGTTGCTGAACTGGCAACCAGACCACAAAACATAGAAACCCTACAAAGTGCAG gtgTGATGTCCCTGCTGCGGCCCCTGCTGCTGGACGTGGTTCCCACCGTCCAGCAGACGGCGGCTCTGGCTCTGGGCCGGCTGGCCGACCACAGCGACGACCTGGCCGAGGCCGTGGTGAAGGGAGACATCCTGCCGCAGCTGGTCTACTCTCTGGCCTCGCAGAAC aggttCTATAAGAAGGCAGCAGCCTTCGTGCTGCGGGCGGTGGCCAAACACTCCCCGGAGCTGGCCCAGGCCGTGGTGTCCTGCGGAGGGGTGGACGCCCTGGTCCTGTCCCTGGAGGAGTTTGACCCCGGGGTGAAGGAGGCCGCCGCCTGGGCTCTGGGCAACATCGCACGCCACAACGCAC AGCTGTCCCAGGCGGTGGTGGATGCGGGTGCGGTTCCCCTGCTGGTGCTGTGCCTCCAGGAGCCTGAGGTGGCCCTCAAACGCATCGCGGCCTCGGCCCTCAGCGACATCTCCAAACACACTCCAGAGCTGGCCCAGACCGCGGTGGACACCGGGGCCATCGCACACCTGGCTCAGATGATCCTCAACCCGGACGCCAAGCTCAAG agGCAGGTCCTGTCGGCGCTGAGCCAGATCAGTAAGCACTCAGTCGGCCTGGCggagctggtggtggaggcGGAGATCTTCCCCGCCGCGCTGGCCTGCCTCCGCGACCCCGACGAGTACGTCAGGAAGAACGTCACCACGCTGATGAGGGAGGTGGTCAAACACACACCCGAG ctggcCCAGCTGATTGTGAATTCTGGCGGCATGGCAGCAGTGGTCGACTACCTGGGCGATTGCCGTGGAAACCTGCGGTTGCCGGGGATCATGATGCTGGGATACGTGGCGGCTCACACTGAGAACCTCGCCATGGCTGTCATTGTctccaag GGGGTGCCCCAGCTGGCCCTGTGCCTGTCCGAGGAGACCGAGAGCCACATCAGGTCGGCGGCGGCCTGGTCCGTGGGTCAGATCGGGCGCCACACCCCGGAGCACGCCCGGGCCGTGGCCACAGCCAACCTGCTGCCCCGGCTGCTGCAGCTCTACATGGACGCCAGCAGCTCCGAGGACCTGCAGGTCAAA AGTAAGAAGGCTCTGAAGAGCGTCCTGCAGAAGTGCACCCACCTCCCGGCTCTGGAGCCGCTCCTGTACGACGCCCCGAGCAACATCCTCAAACACGTGGTCTGCCAGTTCAGCAAG GTGCTGCCTCATGACAGCAAGGCGCGGCGTCTGTTTGTGACCAGCGGGGGGCTGAAGAAGGTGCAGGAAATCCAGGCTGAGGCCGGCTCCGCCCTGCAGGAGTACATCAACTGCATCAACAACTGCTACCCAGAGGAGATAGTCAG GTACTACTCTCCTGGCTACTCAGAGGCTTTGCTGGAGCGGGTGGAGAACTACCAGCCGGCCTGA
- the bmi1a gene encoding polycomb complex protein BMI-1-A isoform X1: MHRTTRIKITELNPHLMCVLCGGYFIDATTIIECLHSFCKMCIVRYLETSKYCPICDVQVHKTKPLLNIRSDKTLQDIVYKLVPGLFKNEMKRRRDFYADHPVDASNGSNEDRGEVADEDKRIITDDEIISLSIEFFDQSRIKLGVGAEEKQSKDQMANKRYLQCPAAMTVMHLRKFLRSKMDIPNTYQVEVMYEDEPLKDYYTLMDIAYIYTWRRNGPLPLKYRVRPSCKKMKMSLAQQEGQNSASRSGPESDSASDKAGSPAGVPSTSSSLPSPGTPAQSPHPQFPHVPNSVNGTPASGPTQSRPFPFGSGGAKPRKVSLNGSSTSSG, encoded by the exons ATGCATCGGACGACCAGGATAAAGATTACCGAGCTGAACCCTCACCTCATGTGCGTCCTGTGCGGCGGATATTTCATAGACGCAACCACCATCATCGAGTGTCTTCATTCAT TCTGCAAGATGTGCATTGTGCGCTACCTGGAAACCAGCAAATACTGTCCCATCTGTGATGTACAAGTGCACAAAACCAAGCCTCTGCTCAACATTAG GTCTGACAAAACTCTACAGGACATCGTCTACAAGCTCGTCCCTGGCCTCTTCAAAA AtgaaatgaagaggaggagagacttttATGCGGATCATCCTGTAGATG CCTCTAACGGATCGAACGAGGACCGTGGAGAGGTGGCGGACGAGGACAAGAGGATTATCACAGACGACGAGATCATCAGCCTCTCCATCGAGTTCTTTGACCAGAGCAG GATTAAACTGGGAGTTggagcagaggaaaaacagTCTAAAGACCAG ATGGCCAACAAGAGGTACCTGCAGTGTCCAGCCGCCATGACAGTCATGCATCTGAGGAAGTTCCTGCGCAGCAAAATGGACATCCCCAACACCTACCAG gTTGAAGTCATGTATGAGGACGAGCCGCTGAAAGATTACTACACATTAATGGATATAGCATATATCTACACTTGGAGAAGG aaCGGCCCCCTGCCGCTGAAGTACCGAGTCCGCCCCAGCTgtaagaagatgaagatgagccTCGCGCAGCAGGAGGGTCAGAACAGCGCGAGCAGATCCGGCCCGGAGAGCGACTCCGCGAGCGACAAAGCCGGGAGTCCCGCCGGGGTTCCCTCCACGTCCTCGTCGCTGCCCAGCCCCGGCACGCCGGCGCAGTCCCCGCACCCGCAGTTCCCCCACGTCCCCAACAGCGTCAACGGGACCCCGGCCAGCGGCCCGACCCAGAGCCGGCCCTTCCCCTTCGGCAGCGGCGGCGCCAAGCCCCGGAAGGTTTCGCTGAACGGCTCGTCCACTTCCTCCGGATGA
- the bmi1a gene encoding polycomb complex protein BMI-1-A isoform X2 yields the protein MELSESVQRGLQSLADPSVFDPSSFPVLLDVSFRSLLSSHADPGVLDQPELKQIDQILLKQSHTAATTFILEAVKQNADKSTISSCLEEVTFSAERIEIFYTSYQKHKKELERLLARTVVQTPVNRLMAVTPFSLTMHRTTRIKITELNPHLMCVLCGGYFIDATTIIECLHSFCKMCIVRYLETSKYCPICDVQVHKTKPLLNIRSDKTLQDIVYKLVPGLFKNEMKRRRDFYADHPVDASNGSNEDRGEVADEDKRIITDDEIISLSIEFFDQSRIKLGVGAEEKQSKDQMANKRYLQCPAAMTVMHLRKFLRSKMDIPNTYQVEVMYEDEPLKDYYTLMDIAYIYTWRRNGPLPLKYRVRPSCKKMKMSLAQQEGQNSASRSGPESDSASDKAGSPAGVPSTSSSLPSPGTPAQSPHPQFPHVPNSVNGTPASGPTQSRPFPFGSGGAKPRKVSLNGSSTSSG from the exons ATGGAGTTGTCTGAGTCTGTGCAGAGAGGGCTGCAGTCCCTGGCCGACCCGTCCGTCTTCGACCCGAGCAGCTTCCCGGTGCTGCTGGACGTCTCTTTCCGCAGCCTGCTCTCCTCGCACGCGGACCCCGGTGTCCTCG ATCAGCCCGAGTTGAAGCAGATCGACCAGATCCTGCTGAAACAGAGTCACACTGCAGCGACCACCTTCATACTGGAGGCGGTCAAACAAAATGCAGACAAGTCAACAATAAG CTCGTGCCTTGAAGAAGTCACATTCAGTGCAGAGAGAATAGAAATATTCTATACCTCATACCAG aaacataaaaaagaGCTGGAACGTCTGTTAGCAAG aacagTTGTCCAAACACCAGTCAATCGATTAATGGC CGTTACCCCCTTTTCATTGACCATGCATCGGACGACCAGGATAAAGATTACCGAGCTGAACCCTCACCTCATGTGCGTCCTGTGCGGCGGATATTTCATAGACGCAACCACCATCATCGAGTGTCTTCATTCAT TCTGCAAGATGTGCATTGTGCGCTACCTGGAAACCAGCAAATACTGTCCCATCTGTGATGTACAAGTGCACAAAACCAAGCCTCTGCTCAACATTAG GTCTGACAAAACTCTACAGGACATCGTCTACAAGCTCGTCCCTGGCCTCTTCAAAA AtgaaatgaagaggaggagagacttttATGCGGATCATCCTGTAGATG CCTCTAACGGATCGAACGAGGACCGTGGAGAGGTGGCGGACGAGGACAAGAGGATTATCACAGACGACGAGATCATCAGCCTCTCCATCGAGTTCTTTGACCAGAGCAG GATTAAACTGGGAGTTggagcagaggaaaaacagTCTAAAGACCAG ATGGCCAACAAGAGGTACCTGCAGTGTCCAGCCGCCATGACAGTCATGCATCTGAGGAAGTTCCTGCGCAGCAAAATGGACATCCCCAACACCTACCAG gTTGAAGTCATGTATGAGGACGAGCCGCTGAAAGATTACTACACATTAATGGATATAGCATATATCTACACTTGGAGAAGG aaCGGCCCCCTGCCGCTGAAGTACCGAGTCCGCCCCAGCTgtaagaagatgaagatgagccTCGCGCAGCAGGAGGGTCAGAACAGCGCGAGCAGATCCGGCCCGGAGAGCGACTCCGCGAGCGACAAAGCCGGGAGTCCCGCCGGGGTTCCCTCCACGTCCTCGTCGCTGCCCAGCCCCGGCACGCCGGCGCAGTCCCCGCACCCGCAGTTCCCCCACGTCCCCAACAGCGTCAACGGGACCCCGGCCAGCGGCCCGACCCAGAGCCGGCCCTTCCCCTTCGGCAGCGGCGGCGCCAAGCCCCGGAAGGTTTCGCTGAACGGCTCGTCCACTTCCTCCGGATGA